A region of Scylla paramamosain isolate STU-SP2022 chromosome 25, ASM3559412v1, whole genome shotgun sequence DNA encodes the following proteins:
- the LOC135113296 gene encoding cuticle protein 8-like, which produces MALKLVLLSALVAAALADRAPYRPPPPPPPPTYSAPAPSYSAPQPVSPPKYDFSWNVKDDPSGNDYGHQESRDGYDTQGSYYVQLPDGRLQEVTYTVNGDSGFVAQVNYQGEAQYPTQQGYGSAPSYQAPAPSYQQPRPSYA; this is translated from the exons ATGGCCCTAAAg ctcGTCCTCCTGTCCGCCCTCGTGGCTGCTGCTCTCGCCGACAGGGCTCCCTACAggccaccccctccccctccacctcccacctACAGCGCCCCCGCCCCATCCTACAGCGCACCCCAGCCAGTG aGTCCCCCAAAGTATGACTTCAGCTGGAACGTCAAGGACGACCCTTCCGGCAACGACTACGGCCACCAGGAGAGTCGCGACGGCTACGACACACAGGGATCCTACTACGTGCAGCTGCCCGACGGCCGCCTGCAGGAGGTCACCTACACAGTCAACGGCGACTCAGGCTTCGTGGCCCAGGTCAACTACCAGGGAGAAGCCCAGTACCCAACACAGCAGGGCTACGGCTCCGCCCCGTCCTACCAGGCCCCCGCCCCGTCCTACCAGCAGCCCCGCCCGTCCTACGCGTAA